The following are encoded together in the Osmia lignaria lignaria isolate PbOS001 chromosome 6, iyOsmLign1, whole genome shotgun sequence genome:
- the cora gene encoding erythrocyte membrane protein band 4.1 like coracle isoform X1: MPEEQKSAGGPPEVTAENGTGTNSPTKSPVSKGKLALARITLLDGTVKDFHIDRKAKGQDLLDMICQSMNLLEKDYFGLIYEDRHDSRNWLDLDKRIAKFVKNEPWKFNFEVKFYPPDPAQLQEDITRYQLCLQIRNDIITGRLPCSFVTHALLGSYLVQSEVGDYDPEEHGRTYLKDFKFAPNQTPELVEKVMDLHKTHKGQTPAEAELHYLENAKKLAMYGVDLHPAKDSEGVDIMLGVCSSGLLVYRDRLRINRFAWPKILKISYKRHNFYIKIRPGEFEQFESTIGFKLANHRAAKKLWKVCVEHHTFFRLMSPEPVKKVGLIPHLGSRFRYSGRTHYETKKTPIDRQPPQFERSLSGRRPTSRSMDALGGPKQVETYGSEPSKRHTMSYEPEMIPDMEHIDQRPSPIKKQKEKLTRKTSAGTTSASSTSSLEGEYDADRGKKKPVGGIAVLPPGGLSKKKKDKQNENEKENHNDLNNSDLINESALENNDIKSPSKKGLKKKDKETPEKTDKEKKEKIKSPVGGFLFGKKEKDSKQKKQKKNKELEESMEKSDTESNLSVSEKQMKSLTEKPSTEQTKASPEPPQLPSYTKPYDYEETEASPTKKPFTPYGFSYEDRPASPEIQNQQSPTAASRKATGLAFNYAPGEEKKVAESAEKRKTKEAETKPPSGLKTPGLNYVESAGLKEQQKTASRPDLDKDASTMLIAAEKDAGCQPSVVQPIPAESKPEYHILPLPDGSKIIGGVIYTKDGKLLDQNSIGPENCKVLNGKIHTKDGNLVKKSEFGPHGIYINNGIVTTKDGKPVNQEVLGVETNFIKDGVIYGSNGQVLDEYLLGLEHAQVKEGKVVRKHGKPIEYHKLGTNGTYIKDGLIFTSDSKPLTQGSYGINRNYIVAGIVCNDNGKPLNQFVLIPDETYICDGLIYGRDGTVVSGGILGHDGHYVADGKIYSKDGKPVKHESFSSDGSVIKDGIIYSKDGKFLNQGSLLPCGAHLKDGKVVGKDGKTIKHAFYNLDGSFIKDGIIYSKDGRPLSQIPLMADGSFIKEGMVYDKSNKPLTQSLFKPDNIIIKDGIVYDTNGVTLSEAMLGPDGLMIKDGMIYGKDGKPVKQESFGSNGSYIKKGIIHSKSGKPLNQDSLIPEGTSIKDGKLYNKDGKLLKFSFFKPDGSYVKDGLVYGKDGKPLNLCSALPEDSFIANGVIFDCNGTPMARSMFGSDGSYVAGGMIHNKDGKMISEGVFGPDGNIIKNGLIIGRDGKPLTQDDKGPDNLAVKDGKVVDSQGNPTNLASLVPDGCYIQDGVVYDKNQSPLKQGAFKPDGTYIRDGLIYGWGGQLLNIGTELPNGSYVQEGRIYGKDKQPLDHSSFGTDGGYIANGYIYGKDRQLLAHGTFGNDGSYIKNGLLYGANGNPLNRKQSVISITLVRYGLVYGTDGKPLKSGNFDTNGSVVKDGKLYDSAGQPLNQASYRNDGSFIKDGLIYGNNGKPLSQGNLPPENSFIRNGKIYDPNGQLLTQEAFGPEGLKIVQGVVVDKTGKPLKQGNFDTEGNIIKDGIICTSAGKPLEKYFTVITLSLVRNGLLCDKDGKPVRQAPYGNDGSYVKDGKIHDKFGKLMNQEIFGDDGAYLKDGVIFDTSGNPLDSDTILKDMQDATKPTVSKTKRISTTNTTPTIVKTTTKQSVVKDQEGVTRNIEEKVEDLTPGGTGQVTVSTQMNKAEAPDDGRTPYMTATAVTTRTATMHEDLEKNQKTSQVEEKTVAHTTATSATRQEQRVVTQEVRTTSHVLSGEQLFSRRLSTSSSSSDDSGTPIDLEDDQQAFYNQYYQGDQAGVVETEAHVYKGEPEHNVTTTTTVPLVATETRKVAVESEDGMYSATGEIVSSQTISSKTRTVETITYKTERDGVVETRVEQKITIQSDGDPIDHDRALAEAIQEATAMNPDMTVEKIEIQQQTAQ, translated from the exons ATGCCGGAGGAACAGAAGTCAGCTGGTGGGCCACCAGAGGTAACGGCAGAAAATGGTACCGGAACGAATTCACCGACCAAAAGCCCGGTTAGCAAAGGAAAACTGGCACTTGCAAGAATCACCCTGCTTGATGGGACCGTAAAAGATTTTCACATAGAT aGGAAAGCAAAAGGTCAAGATTTACTCGACATGATATGCCAGAGTATGAATTTACTGGAGAAAGATTACTTTGGTCTCATTTATGAGGATCGACACGATTCGCGAAACTGGCTAGACCTTGATAAAAGGATTGCAAAATTTGTAAAAA ATGAACCgtggaaatttaatttcgagGTGAAATTTTATCCACCGGATCCAGCTCAATTGCAGGAGGACATAACTCGTTACCAGCTATGCCTTCAAATTAGAAACGACATCATCACAGGACGATTACCGTGTTCTTTTGTGACTCATGCACTTTTAGGCTCTTATTTGGTTCAATCAGAGGTTGGAGATTACGATCCAGAGGAGCATGGGCGTACCTATTTGAAGGATTTCAAGTTTGCCCCTAATCAAACACCAGAATTGGTAGAAAAAGTAATGGACCTGCATAAAACACATAA AGGTCAAACGCCTGCAGAAGCAGAACTTCACTACCTTGAGAACGCAAAGAAATTAGCGATGTATGGAGTTGATCTCCATCCTGCTAAAGACTCTGAAGGAGTTGATATAATGTTGGGTGTATGCTCGTCGGGCCTTCTCGTCTACAGGGATCGATTGAGGATCAATAGGTTTGCTTGGCCAAAGATATTAAAGATATCTTACAAGAGGCAtaacttttatataaaaatcagaCCCGGTGAATTTGAACAGTTTGAATCGACGATAGGTTTCAAACTGGCAAATCACAGGGCGGCGAAAAAGTTATGGAAAGTGTGCGTTGAGCACCATACCTTCTTCAG GCTCATGAGTCCTGAGCCTGTAAAGAAAGTAGGTCTGATACCACATTTGGGTTCTCGTTTCCGATACTCGGGCAGAACTCATTACGAAACGAAAAAGACTCCTATTGATAGACAACCTCCACAATTTGAACGATCTTTGAGTGGTCGACGCCCTACGTCTCGCAGCATGGATG CATTAGGTGGACCAAAACAAGTCGAAACTTACGGATCAGAACCAAGTAAGAGACATACAATGAGCTATGAACCAGAAATGATTCCTGACATGGAGCATATAGATCAACGGCCTAGtccaattaaaaaacaaaaggaaaag CTCACACGCAAAACAAGTGCTGGAACAACATCAGCTAGCAGTACCAGTAGCCTGGAAGGAGAATACGATGCAGATCGTGGCAAAAAG AAACCGGTCGGAGGAATCGCGGTCCTACCGCCCGGTGGTCTATCTaagaagaaaaaggataaacagaatgaaaatgaaaaggaaaatcaTAATGATCTCAACAATTCAGATTTGATTAATGAAAGTGCTCTTGAGAACAACGACATAAAGTCACCCAGtaagaaagggttgaaaaagaaagataagGAAACGCCAGAAAAAAcagataaagaaaagaaagaaaaaataaag AGTCCTGTTGGCGGCTTCCTATTTGGCAAAAAGGAGAAGGATTCAaagcagaagaagcagaaaaagaataaagagCTAGAGGAATCAATGGAAAAGAGCGACACGGAATCAAATCTTTCTGTATCGgaaaaacaaatgaaatctTTGACTGAAAAACCAAGTACTGAACAAACAAAGGCTAGTCCAGAACCACCGCAACTCCCCAGTTATACAAAACCTTATGATTACGAAGAAACAGAAGCTTCTCCAACGAAAAAACCTTTCACACCGTATGGATTTTCATACGAGGATAGACCGGCATCTCCTGAAATACAAAATCAGCAGTCACCAACTGCTGCGAGTCGAAAAGCTACGGGCTTAGCTTTTAATTACGCCCCAGGTGAGGAGAAAAAGGTAGCTGAATCAGCGGAAAAAAGGAAAACCAAAGAAGCTGAAACTAAACCACCGTCGGGATTAAAAACTCCTGGTCTGAATTATGTGGAATCTGCTGGTTTGAAAGAACAGCAAAAAACTGCATCCAGGCCGGATTTGGATAAGGATGCATCGACGATGCTTATCGCTGCTGAAAAAGATGCTGGATGTCAACCGAGTGTTGTTCAACCGATCCCTGCAGAATCGAAACCAGAGTACCATATTTTGCCACTTCCAGATGGTTCTAAAATTATAGGGGGTGTTATTTATACCAAAGACGGTaaattattagatcaaaacAGTATCGGGCCGGAAAATTGCAAAGTATTGAACGGAAAAATTCATACAAAGGATGGTAATTTGGTTAAAAAATCCGAATTTGGTCCACATGGGATCTACATTAATAACGGTATAGTCACGACTAAAGATGGCAAACCGGTGAATCAAGAGGTCTTAGGTGTTGAGACAAATTTCATTAAAGATGGTGTTATATATGGTTCAAATGGACAAGTACTCGACGAGTATTTACTAGGACTAGAACATGCCCAAGTCAAGGAGGGGAAAGTCGTGAGGAAACATGGAAAACCAATAGAATATCATAAATTAGGTACTAATGGAACATACATAAAAGATGGTCTTATATTTACTTCTGATTCTAAACCACTTACGCAAGGATCATATGGTATAAATAGAAATTACATTGTTGCTGGAATAGTATGTAATGACAATGGAAAACCCTTGAATCAGTTTGTTTTAATACCCGATGAAACTTACATCTGTGATGGATTAATTTATGGACGAGACGGAACTGTAGTATCGGGTGGTATCTTAGGTCATGATGGTCATTATGTAGCAGATGGAAAAATTTACTCCAAGGATGGTAAACCAGTAAAACATGAATCCTTTAGTTCAGATGGGTCTGTTATAAAAGATGGTATAATTTACTCGAAAGATGGAAAGTTCTTAAATCAAGGATCTTTACTTCCTTGTGGTGCTCATTTAAAGGATGGAAAAGTTGTTGGTAAAGATGGAAAAACAATCAAACATGCATTTTATAACCTTGATGGAAGTTTCATAAAAGATGGTATTATATATAGTAAGGATGGTAGACCTTTAAGTCAGATTCCTTTAATGGCTGATGGAAGCTTTATCAAGGAAGGAATGGTGTATGACAAAAGTAACAAACCACTTACACAGAGTCTTTTCAAGCCAGATAACATTATAATTAAGGATGGTATAGTTTATGACACAAATGGAGTAACATTATCAGAAGCTATGCTGGGACCAGATGGCCTAATGATAAAAGATGGAATGATATACGGAAAAGATGGTAAACCTGTTAAACAAGAGTCTTTTGGTTCAAATGGAAGTTACATAAAAAAAGGTATCATTCATTCAAAAAGTGGAAAGCCTCTTAATCAGGATTCATTGATACCCGAGGGTACATCTATCAAAGAtggtaaattatataataaagatGGAAAGTTATTaaagttttcatttttcaagccAGATGGAAGCTATGTTAAAGATGGCCTTGTATATGGTAAAGATGGTAAACCTTTGAATTTATGTTCAGCACTTCCAGAAGACAGTTTTATTGCAAATGGAGTAATTTTTGATTGTAATGGTACACCTATGGCTAGAAGTATGTTTGGATCTGATGGTTCGTACGTTGCCGGCGGTATGATTCACAACAAAGACGGTAAAATGATTTCAGAAGGTGTTTTCGGACCCGATGgtaatattatcaaaaatgGCTTGATTATTGGAAGAGATGGTAAACCCTTGACTCAAGATGACAAAGGGCCAGATAATTTAGCAGTGAAGGATGGAAAAGTGGTTGATAGTCAAGGAAATCCTACAAACTTGGCATCGCTTGTTCCAGATGGATGTTATATTCAAGATGGTGTAGTTTATGATAAGAATCAGAGTCCTCTAAAACAAGGAGCATTTAAACCTGACGGTACTTATATCAGAGATGGTCTTATATATGGATGGGGTGGACAATTACTGAACATTGGCACTGAATTACCTAATGGAAGTTACGTACAAGAAGGCAGAATTTATGGGAAAGACAAGCAGCCTCTGGATCATAGCTCATTTGGTACTGATGGAGGATACATTGCTAATGGTTATATATATGGAAAAGACAGGCAATTACTTGCTCATGGAACATTTGGAAACGATGGAAGTTATATAAAAAATGGATTATTATATGGAGCAAATGGCAACCCATTAAACCGTAAACAGTCGGTAATTTCTATTACACTCGTTCGTTATGGTTTAGTGTATGGTACTGATGGTAAACCACTGAAGTCTGGTAATTTTGATACAAATGGAAGTGTTGTTAAAGATGGAAAACTTTACGATAGTGCTGGTCAACCTTTAAATCAGGCTTCTTATAGAAATGATGGAAGCTTCATTAAAGATGGTCTTATTTATGGAAATAATGGAAAACCATTGTCTCAAGGTAATCTACCTCCTGAAAATAGCTTTATTAGAAATGGAAAGATTTATGATCCAAATGGACAATTATTAACACAAGAAGCATTTGGACCTGAAGGTTTGAAAATAGTGCAGGGAGTTGTCGTAGACAAGACTGGTAAACCCCTAAAACAAGGAAACTTTGATACAGAGGGGAACATTATTAAAGATGGTATTATTTGTACATCAGCAGGCAAGCCTCTTGAGAAATATTTCACTGTAATCACACTTAGCTTAGTCCGCAATGGTTTGCTTTGTGACAAAGATGGAAAACCTGTTAGACAAGCACCATATGGAAATGATGGAAGTTATGTTAAGGATGGAAAGATCCATGACAAATTTGGCAAACTAATGAATCAAGAAATCTTTGGAGATGATGGAGCCTATTTAAAAGATGGTGTTATCTTTGATACTTCTGGAAATCCTTTAGACAGTGATACAATTTTGAAAGATATGCAAGATGCAACAAAACCAACTGtttcaaaaacaaaaagaatttcTACTACAAACACTACTCCAACAATAGTGAAAACAACAACTAAACAATCGGTAGTAAAGGATCAAGAAGGTGTGACACgaaatattgaagaaaaagTTGAAGATCTTACACCTGGAGGCACAGGCCAAGTAACAGTTTCTACACAAATGAACAAG GCAGAGGCACCAGATGATGGTAGAACTCCATATATGACGGCGACTGCTGTCACCACACGTACCGCTACAATGCACGAGGAtcttgaaaaaaatcaaaagaCTAGCCAG GTAGAGGAAAAGACTGTAGCGCATACAACAGCAACCAGTGCAACAAGACAAGAGCAGAGAGTAGTAACTCAAGAAGTTCGAACAACCAGTCATGTACTTTCTGGTGAACAG CTGTTCTCACGAAGGCTCAGTACATCAAGTTCAAGCAGTGATGATTCAGGTACTCCAATTGACCTTGAAGATGATCAGCAGGCTTTCTACAATCAGTACTATCAG gGTGATCAAGCTGGTGTTGTTGAAACTGAAGCACATGTTTATAAAGGAGAACCAGAACATAATGTGACTACAACTACTACAGTTCCGCTGGTAGCAACTGAAACCAGGAAAGTAGCTGTTGAAAGTGAAGACGGCATGTACAGTGCGACTGGAGAAATAGTTAGTTCTCAAACAATATCGAGTAAGACCCGTACAGTTGAGACAATAACG TACAAAACTGAAAGAGATGGAGTTGTAGAAACGCGCGTAGAGCAAAAAATAACAATACAATCTGACGGCGATCCAATTGATCACGATCGGGCGTTGGCAGAGGCAATCCAAGAAGCTACTGCTATGAATCCTGATATGACAGTagagaaaatagaaattcaacaaCAAACAGCACAGTAA